The following are from one region of the Amylibacter sp. IMCC11727 genome:
- a CDS encoding PDR/VanB family oxidoreductase, translating into MSGAEKIAVRVTEVTPLNELVTRFKFEPVAGGLLPTFSGGAHTVVEMEDGGVTRLNPYSLMSDPFDQTAYTISVRRDDEGRGGSVFMHKNVSVGDEMTISNPVNLFSLDLRAKKHLMIAGGIGITPFLAQIKQLDRAHGNWELHYACRSESLGSYVDYLTTTHPNDVNVYYDDQKQAIDLENLLDGQPLGTHIYVCGPKGMIDWVRGKAEELGWPREAVHYEEFLAPQPGKPFEVKLAVSNKVIQVGEQESLLEAMEREGVDAPYLCRGGACGMCETSVIDYSGNFIHRDHWLEDDEHASGKKIMPCVSRFEGKTLVLDR; encoded by the coding sequence ATGAGCGGCGCAGAAAAAATCGCAGTTCGCGTAACCGAAGTAACCCCGTTGAATGAACTGGTCACACGGTTCAAATTTGAACCCGTTGCGGGTGGTTTGTTGCCAACTTTTTCAGGTGGCGCACATACGGTTGTTGAAATGGAAGATGGCGGCGTAACGCGCCTGAACCCATATTCTTTGATGTCTGATCCGTTTGATCAAACAGCATACACCATTTCTGTACGTCGTGATGACGAAGGCCGTGGTGGTTCTGTATTCATGCACAAGAACGTATCAGTGGGCGACGAGATGACGATCTCTAACCCTGTGAACTTGTTCAGTCTTGATTTGCGGGCGAAAAAGCATCTGATGATCGCGGGTGGTATTGGCATCACGCCATTTCTTGCGCAGATCAAACAGTTGGATCGTGCCCACGGGAATTGGGAGTTGCATTACGCTTGCCGTTCAGAATCCCTTGGCTCTTACGTTGATTATCTGACGACAACACATCCAAACGATGTGAACGTTTATTACGACGACCAGAAACAAGCAATTGATCTGGAAAACCTGCTCGATGGTCAGCCTCTTGGCACCCACATTTATGTGTGTGGCCCGAAAGGTATGATTGATTGGGTGCGCGGTAAAGCCGAAGAACTCGGTTGGCCGCGCGAGGCTGTTCATTACGAAGAATTCCTCGCACCACAGCCTGGTAAACCGTTCGAAGTGAAACTCGCCGTTTCGAACAAAGTCATCCAAGTAGGCGAGCAAGAGAGCCTGCTGGAAGCCATGGAGCGTGAAGGTGTTGATGCACCTTATCTGTGCCGTGGTGGCGCGTGTGGCATGTGCGAAACATCCGTGATCGACTACTCTGGCAACTTCATTCATCGCGATCACTGGCTTGAAGATGATGAACATGCCTCTGG
- a CDS encoding dimethylamine monooxygenase subunit DmmA family protein, which yields MSKFEFPPSIRSRPVYGTLEPRAGKHHLMIADAEGAEAILDIATPELMAKTHIIYIPRGADYSEKLKALNPSQFYEGPSYAAAVTRIQRVLQDSHMGLQVYLTGTEGLMGQAQNEAMKAGIPHTAIQTEHRGSVARRMQCVHCKGITEDVEVDPFECSHCGLNLFVRDHYSRRLAAYQGVCIDAEDPGNVPASKGIYE from the coding sequence ATGTCGAAATTCGAATTTCCACCTTCTATCCGCAGCCGTCCAGTTTACGGCACGCTTGAACCCCGTGCGGGCAAACACCATCTGATGATCGCTGACGCCGAAGGTGCCGAAGCGATCTTGGACATTGCTACGCCAGAGCTTATGGCAAAAACGCATATCATCTACATTCCGCGTGGAGCTGATTATTCCGAAAAACTTAAGGCGCTAAACCCGTCACAGTTTTACGAAGGTCCGTCCTATGCGGCAGCTGTCACACGCATTCAGCGCGTTCTGCAAGACTCGCACATGGGTTTGCAGGTCTATCTGACTGGCACCGAAGGTCTGATGGGCCAAGCCCAGAACGAAGCGATGAAAGCGGGCATTCCGCACACCGCCATTCAAACAGAGCATCGCGGTTCAGTCGCGCGCCGTATGCAGTGCGTTCACTGCAAGGGCATCACCGAAGATGTGGAAGTGGATCCATTTGAGTGTTCCCACTGCGGCCTGAATCTCTTTGTGCGTGATCACTACTCGCGTCGTTTGGCCGCCTATCAAGGCGTCTGCATCGACGCCGAAGATCCTGGCAATGTTCCTGCATCGAAAGGAATTTACGAATGA
- a CDS encoding aminomethyltransferase family protein — MAIIWRHSALAHRHAEIGGELEDWNGMGTAWFYDHTPERAKADYEAIRTKAGLMDVSGLKKVHLVGEDAAYVIDRVTTRNVEKIGVGRSTYASILNSEGKFIDDCIIYHLAVNTWMVVHGTGTGMEQLTSVAAAKNVAVIMDDDLHDMSLQGPVAVDFLANHIPGIRDLAYFGIIHTKLFGKNVMISRTGYTGERGYEIFVAAKDAVHVWDNILAEGESMGIRPCQFSTLDMLRIESYLLFYPGDNSETFPFDNEPCGDTIWELGLEFTVSPGKEGFIGAENHYALEGKERFKIYGVQLSDSMEQMEMHARVMHEGKDVGVITYGLSSELNNYSVAIARLDPSVAKAGTKLTVVQPNGTELAATAEEMPFYDKEKVIRAAKG; from the coding sequence ATGGCAATTATCTGGAGACATTCCGCACTGGCACACCGTCACGCTGAAATTGGCGGCGAGCTGGAAGATTGGAACGGCATGGGCACGGCTTGGTTCTACGACCACACACCAGAGCGTGCAAAAGCCGATTACGAAGCAATCCGTACCAAGGCGGGTCTTATGGACGTGTCTGGTCTGAAAAAAGTACACCTTGTTGGTGAAGACGCTGCTTACGTGATCGACCGCGTAACAACGCGCAACGTTGAAAAGATCGGCGTTGGCCGTTCCACTTATGCGTCTATTTTGAACTCTGAAGGTAAGTTCATTGACGATTGCATCATCTATCACCTCGCGGTGAACACATGGATGGTTGTACACGGCACAGGCACAGGCATGGAGCAGCTGACATCTGTGGCAGCGGCGAAAAACGTTGCTGTGATCATGGACGACGATCTGCATGATATGTCTTTGCAGGGTCCAGTGGCTGTTGATTTCTTGGCCAACCACATTCCAGGTATTCGTGATCTGGCTTACTTTGGCATCATCCACACAAAATTGTTTGGCAAAAACGTCATGATTTCCCGCACCGGTTACACGGGTGAGCGTGGTTATGAGATTTTTGTTGCCGCAAAAGATGCAGTCCATGTTTGGGACAACATTTTGGCCGAAGGCGAAAGCATGGGTATCCGTCCATGTCAGTTCTCAACGCTCGATATGCTGCGGATCGAAAGCTACCTGCTGTTCTATCCGGGTGATAACTCTGAAACCTTCCCGTTCGACAACGAGCCATGTGGCGACACGATTTGGGAGCTGGGTCTGGAATTCACAGTGTCTCCTGGCAAAGAAGGCTTCATCGGTGCCGAAAACCACTATGCTTTGGAAGGCAAAGAACGTTTCAAAATCTATGGTGTTCAGCTGTCCGACAGCATGGAGCAAATGGAAATGCACGCTCGTGTTATGCACGAAGGTAAAGACGTTGGCGTTATCACCTACGGCCTGTCTTCCGAGCTGAACAACTATTCTGTTGCGATCGCCCGTCTTGACCCATCCGTGGCAAAAGCAGGCACAAAGCTGACAGTTGTACAGCCAAACGGAACAGAGCTGGCAGCAACGGCAGAAGAAATGCCATTCTACGATAAGGAAAAGGTCATTCGCGCAGCGAAAGGCTAA
- a CDS encoding ammonium transporter encodes MEEQIAALVAKVAELEAAGAGAKVTNTMFAETFYYLTIPLMIIIHAGFLAYEMGASRMKNVLSSGVKNILAFAFMIPTFYFFGWWVYWGFPTGLTFAEGPAGISGAAYASSIAWGWGESAQYMGPNIADQASGVFFGAFALFAATTASIMSGAVIERIQTVGFVILAIVLGSFAWVVAAAWGWHADGWMVTKFGVHDFGAAGLVHAVAGFFALGVLINLGPRIGKFNADGSANHIAGHNMPMTVVGLMLIIVGFWGFLMACVIVPGEAWSWFGDKPATIYGTPITLSALSFNILMAIAGGIIGTWIMTRDPFWMMSGALAGIISTASGLDIYFPGLTFIVAFSAGLILKMCADWLERRGIDDAVGAVTVHGTIGLYGVVMLGIFASGYPALQGEDAPTISLMGQIIGAVVFFLLGFVPGYVCSFILKMFGMLRVPEGAELAGMDTVKVPAQGYPEGIPASAAPAE; translated from the coding sequence GTGGAAGAACAAATCGCAGCATTGGTCGCGAAAGTGGCCGAGCTAGAGGCGGCAGGTGCGGGTGCGAAGGTCACCAACACGATGTTTGCCGAGACATTTTATTATCTAACGATTCCGTTGATGATCATCATTCACGCAGGGTTCCTTGCGTATGAAATGGGTGCATCACGGATGAAGAACGTGCTCAGCTCAGGCGTCAAAAACATTCTCGCCTTTGCGTTCATGATTCCAACATTCTACTTCTTTGGCTGGTGGGTCTATTGGGGCTTCCCAACAGGTTTGACCTTCGCTGAAGGTCCTGCAGGTATCTCTGGCGCAGCTTATGCGAGCTCCATCGCTTGGGGTTGGGGTGAATCTGCACAATACATGGGTCCGAATATTGCCGACCAAGCGTCTGGTGTGTTCTTTGGCGCCTTTGCATTGTTTGCAGCGACAACTGCTTCCATCATGTCTGGTGCTGTGATTGAACGCATTCAAACAGTTGGCTTTGTTATCCTCGCGATCGTGCTCGGCTCATTTGCTTGGGTTGTTGCAGCGGCTTGGGGCTGGCACGCAGACGGCTGGATGGTTACAAAATTCGGCGTTCATGACTTTGGCGCGGCGGGCCTTGTACACGCGGTTGCTGGTTTCTTTGCGCTTGGCGTTTTGATCAACCTTGGGCCACGGATCGGCAAGTTCAACGCGGACGGTTCTGCAAACCACATTGCGGGTCACAACATGCCAATGACAGTCGTCGGCTTGATGTTGATCATCGTTGGTTTCTGGGGCTTCCTCATGGCTTGTGTGATCGTACCGGGCGAAGCATGGAGCTGGTTCGGTGACAAACCTGCAACCATCTACGGTACGCCAATCACACTGTCTGCTTTGTCCTTTAACATCTTGATGGCGATTGCTGGTGGTATCATTGGCACTTGGATCATGACACGTGATCCGTTCTGGATGATGTCTGGTGCGCTTGCAGGGATTATTTCCACAGCTTCTGGCTTGGATATCTACTTCCCTGGTCTAACGTTCATCGTCGCATTCTCTGCAGGTCTGATTCTGAAGATGTGTGCGGATTGGTTGGAGCGCCGTGGTATTGACGATGCCGTTGGTGCGGTCACCGTACACGGTACGATCGGTCTTTATGGTGTGGTTATGCTCGGCATCTTCGCGTCTGGGTACCCAGCGCTTCAAGGCGAAGACGCACCAACAATCAGCTTGATGGGTCAAATTATCGGCGCGGTTGTTTTCTTCCTTCTTGGCTTTGTTCCGGGCTACGTGTGTTCCTTCATCCTCAAGATGTTCGGAATGCTGCGTGTGCCAGAAGGTGCAGAACTCGCGGGTATGGATACTGTTAAGGTTCCTGCTCAGGGCTACCCAGAGGGCATTCCAGCCTCTGCGGCTCCAGCTGAATAA